TAGTGGTCAGGATGAGAACTTACAGAAGCTACAGCcctccaggagcagggcagggagacCTGCCCCAGTtgatttccttcctttttatttttatgaccTTTTTCATTAAGGCATCAGCACTAacctttttttctacaaaaaaggCTAGAGgtgtgtggggagagagggacttCTCAGTACTATCTTGCGGAAATAACATATAGTACTGTAGCTGTTATCTTCATTATCTCTTTAACACACTGCTTCATGTTATTTGTCACTATTGATAGGACACAAAGGTTTTGTAAACCAGCTCCACAGAAGTACTTATGTTGGGTGTGCTAGTCAATGTCACCCCCCTCCTATGGGTTTATGTGAAATTTATATTAGACCTGATTTGCCAACATTTATAGTAGAATACACTCACATGTATATCTTGTCTTTCAATTCAGATCTCCAGAGAGACTTTAAATCAGCCCCAGGACTCAAACTCAGAGCCCTTGATCAACATTCAGCTACAGATTTAACACCCCAATTTTTTCAAGTAGTGGGCTCTCatgggtttttttattttgctaacttgacattttactttttgattGAACTTGGAAATATTCAGGTtagatcccagctgtgtcatcagctgaagATGAAACCCACAGTGGCGTAATAAATTGTCTTTGTTAcgccaggtttaagggtgggCATGTCGGCAGAGGTTGCTCATCACACCCTCTCAGGCACCCTATGATTCATCAGTtccctgtgagttgctcagatgatgtcagtgactCTGCATCCCTCCTCCAGTTGGCATTTTTCTCCATGTAGTGCACTAGGGAACTTGAAGTGTAAGAAACAGTCACATTGGAGTGTTAGTTTATCAGAGGATTTCATTCACTATGCCACACACTCTGGCATGAGTACAGCAGTTGCTGTGGTGAGAGATGTCAGTGATCAACTGCAAATTCCAACACATAAGGTTGGAAATATACATTGAACATGTGTAAGATTGCACAACCACCTCTGAAAGAGCTGTGTTTATACCTGCTGCGTATGTACCTACaagtacataaaaatgtatcatCATGGTGAAATACATTTGTCTGGACACACTGTATTTTACCGTGCACTTCACTTGGAGTGATCTGAAAGTCATTTATCTCATTACTATTGTAGGATATATGATTTCTTTGATTTCACAGTACATAGGTTAGTATTCCCCATTCAGACTTGTACTTACAGCGCTGAATTAAGTTAAAAATGgataatttaacaaaagatgaatatttatttgtcttGAGAACTTTGAGAGAAACTGAAAGAAGCAGAGGCGATGTGTTCTTCATATAACTTACAAACCTTATGTGTCTTGGCATTTTTGCTCTTTCTAGTCTAGATTAAAGGAACCTATAAACAagtatatttttcagtgttgaagCATCATCACTCATAACCATTTTTTGTTGAAGTAGATGATGCTGTAGATAGAACTCAACAGTTGTCACCTATTGTTTGGCAAGcagtttttgttattaattGCAGTGTGTCACATGAGGAAATAAACAGCTTTGTCAATCCAGACTCCTGTTTGGTTAATTGATGTGCTTTTTGTGAAAGACTGTAAAGCAAAATGAGAGTGATGTACACAGGAAGTGTAAGCTCAGTAATAACTATTTTCTTCCGACGTGCATGGGCTTTTGCCTCATACAGTCAATACTTTTTCTCCTTTCCTATATTTATTACCTATAGAAATCAGAGTTAGTTGGACCACAAATGGCCTTCAAATAAGCTCTCATGGCAGGGGAATGAGATGGTGACTGAGGAAAAGACCTGTAGAGTGATATACTACATACCACTGTGGATTTGTTTCAGATGGATCTCCTacatcaggggtgtccaaacctctcctggagagccacttgtcctgcatgttttagatctctccctgctccaacaccgCTGATTCatatgatcagtttgttattcagcagcttgaGTTCATAaggagttgatcatttgaatcagctgtgttggagcagggagagatctaaaacatgcaggacaagtggccctccaggagagatttggacacccctgtcctacaagaattttaaaaaaattgtctaatttttgtaaatgtaaaaatgtaaatcaatatCATCAGTAacaagaaacagcactgacaataATCATGAAACCTTACAAAGACACCACACCAGGCTCATTTGACTACATTCATACGTTGATAACCAGACATTTACTGTACTGGCTAGCAATTCATGACATTGTCCATAACATTATTTGGACAATCTACCATATCTACATCTACCACTTAAATGCTTTGTTCACAGTTACGTACACCATGATTCAGACCAAAAGCATGTTTAAATATGAAGTATGTTGTATACAGCAAAAGATAACGTAAAACAGTCAATGGCTGGTATAGTAGCATTTGCCCTTCCAGAACCCCTGTAATTTACACTGCACCTCAGTGAAAAGTTAACGGTTAACATCAATTAATACACTGTAATTCGGACAGCAGGCATATTACAGCCAGGTCGTTAGCATAAACACATCCAATATACCCACGCAGGACAAACACAAAACTTCATATTGCCGCACATTAAAAGCGACGCGACCTTTGGGATCGACGTCACGCTACAATAGCAAACTACCCGGATGAACAGCATGCGCCATTTTTCAACTCCAGACGCTGCTGTGCGTGATTTGGTTAATGGGACAGGGTAACTAAGGTCGAGGTACTTCTCACGCATTTTTTTTCGGAACCATGATGAAATTCCTACTCAAATTGCTTATGATAGCGTTGCTAGCTTTACCGACAACTGTTGTTATCAACGGTAAGTGTGCGTTTCTGTAAGCGTGTGAAAAGAAAGACTGCTGCCTTCTTAACGATAACTTTAACTACACTGTCATGGAATGTAGCGTGCTCGCTAACTAGCTATGCTATTAGCTTCTTAGGGTGGCTTTCTTTAGCTATACTGCTACCAGTTAGTAGGGGAGGTAACGCTAGCTAGCGGGGAACATGGCTTGCTTGGTAGATAGCCAGCTACCTAGTTGATCAAATCTGGATAAAATGCATTGCTAGGTCAAAGTCGATCTTATAATGAATTGGAACCCGCGGGTCTTGCAGCTATTGATACTTGGCTGATTAGCTAGGTTATGTACTGCTAACGTAACTACTGGCAGAAACAAGTTTCCTTACTAATTCGTGGACAGAGTAACCTTCATGCCCACGATTTGTTTCTAGCATACGGCGAACTAAAATATCGGGCTAGCTACGTAGCATTGTGCATAGTAGTTAGCAAAGTTAGCCAGCTACCACTTTGGGCTGACGCGGTTAGCTGGATCCGAAGCTTGTTGACGTTTGTTAGCCAGAAGATGCACATTTTGTACTTCGGATCGCagaatattttgcattatttgtggTGTCAGACTTCTGCTAGGTAGTTATGTACGAAGCAGTCCGACCTTCACATTACTCGGCAAATAAGCTGGTAAGAGATAAATCAGCTTTCCCCAATTTGAGCACCTATTCTTACGTCgcattatgttttttgtgtgttgtagtTGCTACGGAAGTCAGGTCGCCAGCCTGTGCAAAGTATTTTCTTGTAATTGTAGTTCAATAGAGTGAAATCTTTTCGCACTTACATGCATCATGTGCAGTAGGTTCCATGTAGTTGTTGCATAGCTAACGAGCAATATGTTGGGTTTCTTGCTGTAAGTTAACTAGAGTTCAGTAATATGTCACTTAGCTAGTAACGTTACCGTGAGCCTGAATACAGGTTCTAGTCAGATGAAACGGTTAGGGTTCCACCGGGCATAGTGGGTTCTGTGTTCAGCGTTATTATAAGGGCGTCTGCTGGATGTCAACGGTGTGAATGTAACGTTACATGTGCCCACAGCTGGTGTCTCGGAAAATAGCTTTTGTTGGATGTAAAAGGATGTAGAAGTAATGTTAAATATACTCATCCTGTACGTCGCTTTGGCACACGAGCATCAGcgaaataaaatgtaaatgtattgcagAACCTCTCTTTACTAATGTAATCAGCAAATATGTGTGGTTAACAAACACggcatattttttcataatggaCTGACGGCTCATACGTCGTGAATGGTCTCTAACTTGTGCAATTAACAGCTCAGTCAAACCGTAGAAAGTAAGGTCCGTTTGAGTGTCAGTCAGCATATACAGCATGTCACTGAAACACTTCACTGAAGCTTTTAATGATAAAACACGCAGAACAATGTGTGCTTGCTCCTGTTGTAATGCACATACTTTGTACTTTTGCTTTGTACAGGATTAAAGGCTTACACTTCCATCTCGGAGATTAATTATGGGGTGAATCATCCAAGTATTAGTTGATTCAGAATGGGAAATTAACATGTTTTTACGTAAGTGTCAGGAGCAGGTTGCAGAGGACGGGGGGAATGCCGCAAAATGGCACTCGGTGAGAACTGCTTGTGCACCCATTCTTCTGTTCTCCTTTTGTTGCAGCTCAAGACGCTACCGAGGATGAGGAGGCTGCGGATGACGTTGTCATGGAGGATGAAGACGATGAGGCAGAGGTGGAGGACGATGACAACACAGAGCTGGTGAGGGACTTTGTGGTTAGCAGTGGCTTGTTGTAAGGATTGCCCTGTAGGTTCTCTCAGGTGCTGCGTTTTTACGTTTTCCAGGGCCAGGTTACTTGTAATGAATAAGCAAATTAGCTGGTTGGCTAAGTTAGATGTAaggaccccccccaccctccgaCCCAAttgcttctgtttctgtttcccgCCTTTGCATgagaagacagaggaaaaagatgaagaagaggaagatgcGTCGGCAGGGGAGGCAAAGGCCTCTCCCCATGCTGACACCACAATCCTCTTTGTCAAGGGAGAAGGTAGGTCCCTCTGCCAGCGTACTTTCCTGGAAACTGCTGACACATGGATGCTAAAGtgtgaaatttcttttttaaaaagaaaaaagctcaataaaataaaaaaaaacaattttactgAGTTAATTTGAATGTAACTTGCATTACATTGAACACCTTGGAACATGTACAATACAGAGTGAGTTgacctttaaattgaatttgagGTAAAATTTGGCacataatgaaaaaatacaaattaaaaaaggtCGTACGCCCTTTGAATTGTCTGCCACAGTTATTCAAATGGTTACATGCAGTGTCAAATTCAGCTGCTAAGAAATGGGTGTCATTACAGCAAAAGAGTGTCAGCCTATTGGCCAGTAACCAAAAACATACTTACTGACCCCCAACTTCCAAGCCTTTCTGCTCTATGTCCTTGCTGAGGTCAGTCTTGTCACTCTGTATTTTGCTCTTAACTTAATCATTTAAATAGTGATTTGTCGTTTTTAATTCTTTCTTGCTTTACGTTTCATTGTTTCACTATCAGGCTTATTTTCTCTGTTAATGAACACtaacagtgaaagaaaatgcatagaTCTTTTAAATGGAGGCCTCGGTCATCTCttcttcatacattttttctctgtcttttgtcCCAGACTTCCCAGCTAACAACATTGTCAAGTTTCTGCTGGGCTTCACCAACAAGGGCAGCGAGGACTTCGTGGTGGAGTCGCTGGACGCCTCCTTCCGTTACCCGCAGGACTTCCAGTTCTACATCCAGAACTTCACTGCCCTGCAGCTGGGCGTGGCGGTGGCCCCTCAGCGCCAGGCCACTTTCGAGTACTCCTTCATACCCGCGGAGCCCATGGGGGGGCGCCCCTTCGGCCTGGTCATCAACCTCAACTACAGGGACAGCAATGTGAGCTCAGAGCACCCCCTTCCTGCTCGCCACGGTGTTATCCAGTGACACAtttcagtgttcagaaagtGCTACGCCTAAATTTACTTTCAAACTTGTTGcatgcggcagtgtagcataatgcttaaggagcaggattggtaaccaaaaggttgccggttcaattccccactggggcagttctgctgtacccttgggcaaggtacttaacctgcagtTGCCTCAGTACAATAttcaggtgtataaatggataaccttgtaaaaacctgtaattgaagtaagttgctctgagtaagagcgtctgctaaatggcaataatgtaatgcaggcTGGCTGTTTGTCCTCATGACACTTCGAGGTGATTGCGGTGTCTCTCTTTCTGGGCCTGCAGCACAGCAGTTACATGGCATTGATTTAGAATCCCTCTCGCATTCTGTACTCTGGCAGGGCAACATGTTCCAGGACGCCGTGTTCAACCAGACCGTGAccgtcacagagagggaggatggCCTGGACGGGGAGACGTAAGTAATGACCCCGAGCGTGAGTGATGACGCCGGGGCTGCCGCTGAATCGTAACCGCTTCCAAACTGAAGTTTGCCTGCAGCGGTTGTTTACGATGGTCGCAAATGTTGCCCTGCTAAATGTGTCTCTCGCTGTTCCACGGTGGATACGCCCTAGCGAAATGAACACTGCTTCTTTTGCCCAGGATCTTCATGTACGTCTTCTTGTCTGGCCTGGGCCTGCTTGTTGTCGTGGGGCTGCATCAGCTGCTGGAGTCTAGGAAGGTAAGCACTTGCACGGGCATGCACCCAGGCAGAGCCAGTCAGCAGGGAGGGCTGAGGGGAAAGACACAGAGTCCTTGGTGTGAAATATTTACGGAGCAAGAGCACTGCTTGGTCTGAAAAGTGCTCTTTTGGAAAAGGTATTATTCCATGTAGAAATCATTGAGGCTAGACAACTGTCTCTCAGATATTACCCTAGAGAGAAACATTTGACGGTACTGAAAGGCTGGCACTTGGTCTGGAGGGCCTTTGCCTGCTTGTGGTGAATGGTGCTTCCACATGTAAGAGGTGGAATGGTTATCTGAACCAGTGAAAATACTTTCCCACGAAGGACAGAGGTTGTTATATTGGTTCAGGGACTGTTTGGAAAAATTTACTGAATGTTGAAATGTCTGATGACGGTTCATTAACTCATCACAACTTGGGGGTTCATCAGTGGGATTAAGTCCCAGGGGAAGGGCAGTCCTCCTTCTCAGTGGAGTCAATGCAGTTTAAtgtcaaacacagaaataaagatGCTGAAAAGTAAAatggtgctgtttttgtgtttaagtTTTATTAGTTGCCATAATATAAGTTTCATCGGGACTAATGTTTACTTGTACATTCATATGTGAGCTTTAAGTCTGCTGGGTTGTAGTGCTGATCAAAGGGGACAGACATGGCTTATAACAGACTCATCTTACACAACACAGGAAGTGTGAGTGAAATCCATTCACCTCATGGTGTTTCACAATCCTAAGTTTGAGTTTAAACAGACACATCATAGAGGACAGTGCTTTTCAGCAATACAAAGGGGAACTATTTAAAATGGAGTTCCAGTTTGTTGCCTGTTACAAATTGAACTGTCATCTCAGCTTCTTTAGTGCCTTGTGTGGTGAAAGGAGCGCAGGGGGCTGTCCTTCGAACGCCCCGTGGGAGATGGCACTGGAGTGAGGGACGTGTGTTGATGTTGTCTTTTGCGGTGTCCCCGTGCAGAGACGGAGACCCGCTGCCAAAGTTGAGATGGGGACATCCAGCCACAACGACGTGGACATGAGCTGGATCCCCCAGGAGACCCTCAACCAGATCAGTAAGTTAGATCCTTTTTCAGCCATTCAGCTTACAGGtcaccccacacacccacctgcTGTATTTCCCCCCTCGTTTCTCTCGGTCCAGACCTGTTTCGTTACTGCAACGCAAAGAAAGCCTCTTTTAGGGTTTGCTTGCTTTGCGTGTCTTGGTTGATGTTCTAACTCGCTGCACTATCTATCTTTTTAtacactttctttctctctctctccccttgtgCCTTCAGTGCAGAGCAGACGAGGTGAGGCACCAACTCTTCTCCACAGGAGCGTGCAGTATTACACTGTAACAGGAATTTGAGTAAAGGTTATCTTTCAGTGAGAAATGTGTGAACTCCGTAGCAGTGCCAATGCCAGAGCCAGTGCGCTGAGTTACATGGGCCACTCCTGTCACGCTGCTGCCAGGCCTGTatagagggagagggcagcagACTGAAGCCCCTCACCCTTTTGTTCTGCCGTGTTAGTCGAAGCTCCCGACCTTGTAGACACATAGGTTAAGTGCATGTACAACAGGAAGATAAGGTCTTGGCTTTTCTCTTGGGCTGTTATGTAGTGTGGTGTGGGACCTGAATGCACCTTGCAACCAAGATTGTTCTTGGGACTGAATGTTTTATACTTCCAAGAATGCATTAGAGAGgggctcagttggtaaaagcactcgttctgagtgtagactgaatgcTACGGCCCGGGTTTGAACCTGACCGTGccgacagtgactgggagctcacaggtggaacacattggctttgttccgccggggataggggtgggtacgtcggcaggggcttcggtcccattagcaacagcgacccctgctggttgatcaggcgcctgtggtccacgtgccaaagctgcatatgaaatgtcttcctccgactcatctctgtgttagcttagcttgtggactgcagtgcgaaaagaagcagctgctgacatcacatgtctcagaggagggcacgtgcttgtccacgctctcccggattgacagtggcGGGTTGTGCAATGGAACCAAACATCGATGataaattggacattccagaatttgggGAATTAGCCATTCCAAATtagggagaaaatggaaaatgggggtgtagcgaagggcaagagcactcaccccacctggcctcgaacccgggtctgTGGGGTgtcaaactgcagctttgaccgcgacgccaaagagctaggctctgactgccataccaatgagcctggctctttgacGTCGCGGTCaaggctgcagtttggtaccccgtagacccgggttcgaggccgggtggggtgactacTCCATCGATGataaattggacattccagaatgcGGGGAATTGGTCATTCCAAATtagggagaaaatggaaaatggaggtgtagtgaagggcaagagcagtcaccccaccccataatatggcagtcagagcctggctctttggcgtcgcggtcaaagctgcaggattggtaccccgtagacccgggtttgaggctgggtggggtgactgctcttgcccttcactacagggggaaaaaaaaagaatgcattagAGAGAAGTGCACCCGGAGAGTTTCTGCATGCTTATTGTTGATATAAGCAGTTGACT
The nucleotide sequence above comes from Megalops cyprinoides isolate fMegCyp1 chromosome 2, fMegCyp1.pri, whole genome shotgun sequence. Encoded proteins:
- the LOC118772785 gene encoding translocon-associated protein subunit alpha-like isoform X2; this encodes MMKFLLKLLMIALLALPTTVVINAQDATEDEEAADDVVMEDEDDEAEVEDDDNTELTEEKDEEEEDASAGEAKASPHADTTILFVKGEDFPANNIVKFLLGFTNKGSEDFVVESLDASFRYPQDFQFYIQNFTALQLGVAVAPQRQATFEYSFIPAEPMGGRPFGLVINLNYRDSNGNMFQDAVFNQTVTVTEREDGLDGETIFMYVFLSGLGLLVVVGLHQLLESRKRRRPAAKVEMGTSSHNDVDMSWIPQETLNQINKASPRRSPRKRAQKRSAGSDE
- the LOC118772785 gene encoding translocon-associated protein subunit alpha-like isoform X1, which gives rise to MMKFLLKLLMIALLALPTTVVINAQDATEDEEAADDVVMEDEDDEAEVEDDDNTELTEEKDEEEEDASAGEAKASPHADTTILFVKGEDFPANNIVKFLLGFTNKGSEDFVVESLDASFRYPQDFQFYIQNFTALQLGVAVAPQRQATFEYSFIPAEPMGGRPFGLVINLNYRDSNGNMFQDAVFNQTVTVTEREDGLDGETIFMYVFLSGLGLLVVVGLHQLLESRKRRRPAAKVEMGTSSHNDVDMSWIPQETLNQIMQSRRDKASPRRSPRKRAQKRSAGSDE